GTGTCGGTGCGGGATGTAGTCGAGGCCGCACTTCGGCACGTCGCCATCGCAGGAATTCTTCCCGATATCCCGGGAGCCAGGCGGGCGGTCTGCTCCAGGCCGAGCGTTTCGCCGGTCGCTGCGGCGGACGCGGCCGGGGCGCCGTTCGAGTCGGCCGGCGAGGAGCCTTATGGGGCTCGCGGGGACAAGTTCGGGCCAGCTGGATCTTCGCATGGGACGGGCCACTCTGCGGGGAGCGCTGCGCCTCGCCCGCCGCGGGTGAGGTTGCCCAGGGTGATCATTTCGGTGTCGGAGATCGGCATGTCCTTCCTCCGGGCGCTAGGCGGCTTGATACCGATCTCGCCGGCCGAAGCTCTGGACCTGGAGTCTCCAATGCCCCCGGTTGCCTATGCCGACCTCGTGGCCAAGGCCGAGGCGGAGGGCCGGGCGTCCACGGGGCGGTTGCCGCCGGGTTCGGTCAAGCTCGCGGTCTGGGTCCGGGCTGGCGGTAGCTGCGAGGCGAGAGGGTGCCGGGCGCCCATCGACGAATTCGAGCACCGCGACCCTTACTCGGAGGTGCGGCGGCACCTTCCCGGGCGAATTGCCGGTCTGTGCTGGGAGTGCCACCGAGCGCTCCACGACGGCCTGATCGAGAATCCGCACGATCCGCCCGGGCAGTGGCGGCGGATTCGCGAGGGCGACGCCCGCACTTGTCGGGCCGTGGACCGCAAAGTGCAGGCCTGCCGGACCCGGGCCCGGCATGGCCACGAGGCTGGCGGGCAGAGCGACGGTATCAGCGGGTCGCGGACCGACGGGTCGGTGGCTTCGATGTAGCGGGCGAGGGCGGGGGCCTACCTGATCAGCGGGTCGCGGACCGACGGGTCGGTGGCTTCGATGTAGCGGGCGAGGGCGGGGTACGCCTTGCGGGCCGCCTCGGCCATGGCGTAGGAGATGGCGCGGTAGGAGTCGTGGCCCTTCGGGCCCGAGCGGAGCTTGGTGACGTACTGGACTTCCGCGAAATCCATCTTGAAGAGGCAGCGGATCTGGTGCGCGAAGGGCAGCAGATAGTGCGCGGCGAGCGGATCGGTCCCGGAGACTTCCCTGGCGGCTGCCACGGCCGCGCCATGGGCCTCCTGGATCGCGCCTCGGGTAGCGGGGTCGGCCGTCTCCGGCGGCAGGCGCAGACCGGCGTCGAGGTCGAAGGCCTGCACGACCTGCTCGCAGCGGCGGTGCCGGTGCAAGTCCCGCCAGCCGCCCCAGTCCATCGTGACGTCGAAGAGAAAGCGCTGCCCGCTGCGGAGCTCGCGCGGCGGCTCGGCATGCCGCTCCGGATCGGCCAGCACGGATTCCAGGATTTCCTGCTTGCGCTCGGCCGGCAGGGCGGCCACGGCACCGAGGACAGCCCGGTACGGGTGCTTCGCGTCGCGGTAGAGCAACGTGGTGAGGATCTCGTCCACGAGGTCGTGGGCCGGCACCAGGTCGACCGCGCCGGCGCTGCCGGCCGACTCCCGGTGGCCGCCCGCGGCACCGGAACCGCAGGCATCGCCGACGAGGGTCCCGAGGGCGCGATGCGCGCGCTCGCGAACCGCGGCGGCGTAGCCCTGCGCATGGGCATGGCGAGCCAGGGTCGGCGCCAGGGGAGCGGCGTCGCGGTCCGCGCCGGTGAGTTCGCTCCAGGTCGCGTCGGGCGGCTCCTGGCAGGCTTGCGCGAGTCGGCCGGCCAGCGCGCGCATCTCCGGGTAGGGGGAGACGAGCAGGCGACCGATGGTGCGCTCCAGCGTGCGCACGCTCATCACGGTGCCCAGGTTGGTCGTGGTGGCGACCGGCAGGAGGTACCGCGCGACGTCGAAGGCGCGGGCCGCCAGCGTCCGGGAATAGCGATCCTCGTCCATGTCGGCCGGCCGGGGGTGCAGGCGGGCCAGGGCGCGATGCTCGGCGTCGAAGACCCGGCGGTATGCCGCCAGCAGATCGGTCATGGCCGCCTCGAAGACGCGCCGCGCCGCTTCGTCTTCGCCCGGCCAGACCAGCGGCACGTTCGAGAAGTCCTGGTATCGCGTCGACTTCTGCTGGGCGTCGATCAGCGCCTCGTGCAGCACCTCGCTGGCGGCGAGTTCGGAAACGCCCTCGAGGCAGATGGCCAGGTGGCCGAGGTCGGCGATCGAGGCGTGGCCGTACTCGAAGTAGAACTTTTCCCAGAAGCGCTCGGCCGAGTGGTCATGAACCCAGCGCAGGGATTCGGCGATGGAGTCGGGCGACCGGCTGTAGCGGGCCAGCGCATAGGCCTGCTTCTCGGGCGGGATCGGCGGCAGCACGACCACCCGGCCTTCGCAGCCGGTCAAGCGTGGAGTCGCCTGGGTAGCTGGCGTCACGCGACGGCAGCCGGGCTACTTCTTCGCCCCGACCTTCTTGCCGGCGGCCGCGTATTTCTTCATGAAGCGCTCGACGCGGCCCTCGGTGTCCACGATCTTCTGCGTGCCCGTGAAGAACGGATGGCAGTTGGAGCAGATTTCTACCTTGATCTGCGGGCGGGTGGAGCCGGTCTCGAAACTATTGCCGCACACGCAGGTGACGACGGCCTTGGCGTACTTGGGGTGGATCTTTTCTTTCATCGCGCAAAAACTCCGGAGGTCAAGCAAGAACCCTAATCCTACCATGGCGGGCCGCATCGTGGCGGACGAGCACCATCTCGGTGGAATGGTAGGGCTTGGCGGGCAAGCTCCGTCGGTCCACGAAGCCGAACCGCGCATAGAGTCCCTCCGCATCCCTCGTGCCCAGGTAGGTCGCGCGCACGGCTCGCAGCGCCGGGTGAGCCAGCAGCAGCCTCACGAGCGCTTTCCCGAGGCCGCGGCCCCGCCAGCCTTCCGCGACGACCACGTCGTAGACCCACGCGCACTTGGCGGAGTCCGAGACGGCGCGGGCCGATGCCACCAGGGCCCCGGACGCGTCGTGGGCGCCCACCCAGGCGGAAGCGCCCAGGTGTGCGGCCAGCAACTCCTCCCGGCTCACCCCCGTGTTCCAGTACGTACCTGCGAGCAGATCGGCGGCGGCGGCGGCGAGCGCGGGATCCAGCCAGCAATGCAGCTTCGTGCCGGCCGGCGCCGAGAGGAACTCCGGCGTCCTGGCTAGCGGATTGGCTTCGCGGACCAGTTCGATCGCTCGGGTATCGCCCGGATCGCCCCGGTGCCAGAGGGCCTCGAGCAGCTTCGCGAGTTCATCTGGCGTGCGGTTCTGGCCCAGCTTGGCCTTTCCGCTGATCTCGGCGAGAGAAACCTGGAATATCCAGATTCCCGCGACCGCCGCGCGATAGAGCAGATCGTCCGCCGTGATGGGCCGGTGGCCGCCTTCCGGCTGGAGCTTTTCCATGAGGGCTTGCAGGATCGCGGCCTTGCGAGGCGGATCGGCGACCTCCTCGACCGTGCCCGAGACCTGCACCGACCGGTAGAGTGTCGTAGCCGGGCAAGCGCGCTCGGGATGCACGAAGTAGCTGGGAACGGAGGCAACGACCTCCTCGGCCTGCAAGACCACCGGCATGCCCGCGCAGAGGGTCTTCTCGCCCGCGGGCGACCCGTGGAAGGCCACGGCGTCGCCGACGACCACCGGGTGGAGCGTCCGGAGGACGGGCGGTCCGCCCGCCGGGGCGAATGCGAGTTGCAACGTCTTGCGGCCGGTCAGGAAATGCCGGGCCTCTGCCTGGCTCATGGCGAATTCGGGTCTTCTCATGGCTCCAGCTTGCCTGCCATACTGGACCAAAGGAAAGATCCAGATCCGAGAGTCGAGGTAGTCCAGTGGCGACCTGGAAGTATCTGCCCGAGATCCCTGAAGCGGGCGGCTCGGCGTTTCTGCGGATCGCTCGCGCCATCGCCGGAGACATCGCGGCCGGTCGCCTCAAGGCGGGAGACCCGCTGCCCGGGACGCGTACCCTGGCCCGGCATGCCGCGGTCCACCGCAATACCGCCATCGCGGCGTACGACGAACTCCGTGCCCAGGGCTGGGTCGAGGCGCGGCCCGCCGGCGGGACGTTCGTGGCGCGGGACATCCCCCCGACGGTCGTGGATGCCGGGCGGGGGGCGGCGCACGCGGCGGCTTCCGGGCCGGCTGCGAAACCGGCACCGGCGCTACCGGACGAGCCCTGGTTCCGGCCACCGCCGCACGGCGCCCTGGTGCTCGCGTCGGGCATGCCCGACCTCCGCCTGGTTCCCACGGACCTGGTTGCCAGGGCGTACCGGCGGGCCATGCGCCTTCACGGCGCCGAGGTGCTGGGCTACGGCGATCCCCGTGGCCACCCCGGGCTGCGCGAGGCCCTGGCGGATATGCTCGCGGCGCGGCGCGGCTTGGCCTGCGGCGCCGACGACGTCCTGGTGACGCGGGGGAGCCAGCAGGCGCTGGACCTCGCCGCCCGCGCGCTCCTGGGCCCCGGGGAAGCGGTGGCGGTCGAGGACCTGGGCTACCGGCCGGCATGGGACGCCCTGGCGCTCTCGGGCGCCACCCTCCTGCCGGTGCCGATCGACGAGCAGGGGATGCGCGTGGACGCCCTGGCCGACCTGGCCGAGCAGGCGCCGGAGCCGTTGCGCGCCGTCTACGTCACGCCGCACCACCAGTATCCGACGACCGTCGGAATGGCGCCCGGCCGGCGCCTGGCGCTGCTGGACCTGGCCCGCCGGAAGGGCTTCCTGATCCTCGAAGACGACTACGACAACGAGTTCCACTACGACGGCAAGCCGGTCCTGCCGCTGGCCAGCCGGGATCCGACCGTGGTCTACGTGGGCACGCTCTCCAAGATCCTGGCCCCCGGCCTGCGCATCGGTTTCGCCGTGGGACCGCGCGACCTGATCAACCGGATGGCCGAAATTCGCCGCCTCTGCGATCGGCAGGGCGACCTTGCGCTCGAGGCCGGAATCGCCCAGATGGTCGCCGACGGCGAACTCCAGCGCCATGCGGACCGGATGCGGCGGGTCTACAGGGGCCGGCGCGATGCGCTCTGCCAGGCGCTGGACGATGCTTTCGGCGAGCGGTTGCGCTACCAGGCCCCGGCGGGAGGCATGGCGTTGTGGGCCGAGGTCCGCGATGGCACGGACGCCGCGGCCTGGGCACGGCGTGGCGTGTCGTGCGGCGTACTCTTCTCGCCCGGGGCGCGGTTCAGCTTCGGAGGCACGCCGCCCGAAGCGTTCCGCCTCGGCTTCGCGCCCCTCGACGAGGGCGAGTTGCGCGAAGCCGTGCGGCGGATGCGGGCGGCCCTTACAGGCCGAACTGGAGGCCGGTCGTGACGCTGCCCGCGTACGGCAGCCAATCTGCGCCGTATTCGGCGCTCCAGCCCGCGACGACGGCTACCTGGCGGTTGACGGCCACCTCGGCGCCGACCGCGAAGGTCGAGGTGGGCCGGAAGGCTATTCCGGTCGCCGTCCAGGGCAGGGCCGCCTCCGCGCTGCCGTAGAGGCCGAAGGGCCCGGCCTGCAGGTGCGACAGGATCCCTGCCGAAGGCCCGCCCGCGGGTGTGAGCTGCATCCCCACCCAGCTGAAGTCGGCGCGACCGCCCGCATATGGCTGGAGTTGCAGGGTTGCCCAGCGGCCGAGGCCGAAGACGGGGCCTTGCGGCCCCAAGCCGGCCTTGAGCGTGGCCGGCCCGCCCGGGTAGGCCGCGGCGCGCCCGTCGAACAGGCCGAACACGTCGTACTCGCCCAGCAGGTCGTCGCGGTAGAGCGCAAGCCGGGCACCGGCGGTCGGACCGGCCCAGGATGTGGCCGGAACCGTCGTGGAAAGCCACGGCAGGCCCGACAGCTCCAGCGAGAGCGGCCGATTGCCCTGGAAGCGCCCGGCGCGCCGCCATTCGCGCAGTTGTTCGCGCTCGGCCCGAGCCGTCTCGGCCTCTCGGGCCGCGTCTTCCTGGGCCTGCTTGACGATGCGCTCCAGTTCCGCGGCACGCTCGCGGAGTTCGTCGGCGACCTGCTTCCTGGCGAGTTCGTGCTTGGCCGCCTGCGCCTCCTTCTCGAGGCGGGTCGCGCGCTCGGCCTCGGCCAGGCGGCCGGCGGCCTCCGTACGCTCGCGATCCTGCGCTTCCCTGGCGGCCTGGGCCTGAGCGGCCGCCTCGGCATCCTTGCGCTCCAGGGCCTGCTGCGCCTGCTCGGCCTGCCGCGCCAGTTCGGCGGCTCGCGCTTCGGCGCGCCGGCGCGCCAGGTCGGCGCGCTGCGCCTCGGCCGCGACCGCCGCGGCGGCGTCGGCGGCGGCGCGCGCCTCGGCATCCTTGCGGGCGGTGGCGAGGCGGACGATCTCGCGCATCATGCCGAACGTGGCGGCCGAGAAAGCCTGGTACTCGCCCCGCGTGAGCTTGTCGGTCGGGAGCGTCTTGCGGCCGGCGGTGAGCGTCAGATCGGGCGCCGCTGCCGGGCCGGGCAGGATCTTCGCCTTTAGCGCCCACAGGTTGCGGATCACGCGTTCGACTTCGGCGCGCGTGACGGGCTGGTTCGGCCGGAAGGCTTCGTGCGTCACGGCTCCGGCGCCGTCCCAGAGGCGGTACTCGTTGACCAGGGACAGAACCGCGGGGCGCCGAGAATCGAAGGCGGGGACGTCCTTGAGGGCGTATGCCCCCGTGGTGCCGACCTTCCAGGATGTGCGCGACGCCTTCTCGAGGTCGGCGAGCAGGCTGGTCAGGCTGGAGGCAAACTCGGCCCGCGTCAACACGGGTTGCGTGGCCTGCGCCGCCCTGGGCGCGGCGGCAGCCTCCAGGCTGGAACCCACGAGCAGGGCGGTGGCCAGTACGGCAACACGGCTACGAAGCATTGGGTCTCCTCTCTTGAACAGGATCGAGCCGTCGTAATAGGGCATCGTGAGCCAATCCGCAACGCACGCTCCTCCGGCGTTGCGGCGCAAAACTAAGCCCCAGGCGGTTTGGAGGCGACCGTGATAAGATCCCCCTCATGCTCGAACTTCTGGCCAAGGTCATTGGCGACGCCAACAAGCGCAAAATCGACGCCGTCCGCCCGCTCGTCGTGCGAGTCAACTCGCTCGAGGCCGAGATTCAGGCCAAGTCCGACGAGGAGCTGCGGGCCATGACGCCCGCGTTCCGGGAGCGCCTCGCCAACGGCGAGCGTCTCGACGCCCTCCTGCCCGAGGCCTATGCGGTCGTGCGCGAGGCGGGCCGCCGCGTGCTCAACATGCGCCACTTCGACGTCCAGATCATCGGCGGCATCTTCCTGCACCGGGGCCAGATCGCCGAGATGCGCACGGGCGAGGGCAAGACGCTGGTGGCCACATTGCCCAGCTACCTCAACGCCCTGCCGGGCAAGGGTGTCCACGTCGTCACCGTCAACGACTACCTCGCCAAGCGCGACAGCGAGTGGATGGGCCAGATCCATCGCTACCTGGGCATGGAAGTCGGCATCATCCAGCACCACCTCAACCCGATGCAGCGCCGCGGAGCGTACGCGGCCGACATCACCTACGCCACCAATAACGAGCTAGGCTTCGACTACCTCCGCGACAACATGGCGCAGAGTATCGAGGACTGCGTGCAGCGCAAGCTCAACTACGCCATCGTGGACGAGGTGGACTCCATCCTCATCGACGAGGCCCGCACGCCCCTGATCATCAGCGGGCAAATCGAGCAGAAGCAGGAGCAGTACCTCAAGCTGGCCAAGGCCACACCGCGCCTCATCCGGGACGTCGACTACACCGTCGACGAGAAGGCCAAGAACATCTCGATGAACGAGGAGGGCATCGAGCATGCGGAGAAGCTACTCGGCGTGCGCGAACTCTACGACCCGCAGAACCCCTCCCTCGCGCACGACCTGGTCAACGCCCTCAAGGCGAAGGAACTCTACCGGCGCGACGTCGAGTACGTGGTGAAGAACAACCCCGAGACCGGCATCGACGAGGTCGTCATCGTCGACGAGTTTACCGGCCGCCTCATGCCGGGCCGCCGCTGGTCGGATGGCCTCCACCAGTCGGTCGAGGCCAAGGAAGCGGTGCACATCCAGGACGAGACGCAGACCCTGGCCACCATCACATTCCAGAACTTCTTCCGCATGTACGGGAAACTGGCGGGCATGACGGGCACGGCGGCCACCGAAGAGGCCGAGTTCGGCAAGATCTACAACCTGGAAGTCGCCGTCATCCCGACCAACCGGCCGATGATCCGGAAGGATCTGCCAGACACGGTCTACAAGACCGTCGAGATCAAGTTCCAGAAGGTGGCCGACGAAATCGAGGAATTGCATCGCATCGGCCGGCCCGTGCTGGTGGGTACCGTCAGCATCGAGAAGTCGGAGGCCCTGTCGGCCATCCTCAAGCTGCGCGGGGTGCCGCACACGGTCCTCAACGCCAAGTTCCACGAGCAGGAGGCGCGCATCGTGGCGCAGGCCGGCCGCGTCGGGGCCGTGACGATCGCGACCAACATGGCCGGCCGCGGGACCGACATCATCCTGGGCGGCAACCCCGAGGGCCTGGTCAACGACCTGCTCCTGGCCAAGGGCCACGCCACGCCGTTCGAGGCGCCGGTCGAGGAGCTCAAGGCCGCCCGGGAGCACGCGTACAAGCAGTGGGAAGTGGACCGCGAGAAAGTCGTCTCGGTCGGCGGCCTGCACATCATCGGCACGGAGCGCCACGAGTCGCGGCGCATCGACAACCAGCTGCGAGGCCGCGCCGGCCGCCAGGGGGACCCCGGCTCCAGCCGCTTCTACCTCGCGCTGGACGACGACCTCATGCGGCTGTTCGGGGGCGATCGCATCGCCCGCATGATGGAGCGGTTGCAGGTGCCCGACGACGAAGCCATCGAGCATGGCCTGGTCACGCGGGCCATCGAGAATGCCCAGCGCAAGGTCGAGGTCTACCACTTCAACATCCGCAAGCAGGTCCTCGAGTACGACGACGTGATGAACAAGCAGCGCGAGATAATCTACGCCGAGCGGCGCAAGGTACTCGAGGGCGCCGACATGCGCGAGAACCTCGTCGAGATGATCCGCCGCACGGCCGAGCATCTGACGCTGCAGTTCGTGAATCCGGGCCTGCACCGCGACGAGTGGGACCTGGCCGGCCTGCTGGGCGCGGTAGGGGGGCTCTCGCCCCTGCTGGCCCGCAACCTGACCATGGAAGAACTCGACGGCCGCCAGGCCGAGGACCTCAAGGCCTACCTCTTCGAGCAGATCAAGATGGCGTACGAGGCCAAGGAGGAGACCGTGGGGCCGGAGATGATGCGCCAGCTCGAGCGCTTCCTGATGCTGCGCATCATCGACCAATACTGGATCCAGCACCTCCACGACATGGACGCGTTGCGCGAGGGCATCGGCCTGCGCGCCTATGGCCAGAAGGATCCGCTGCAGGAGTACAAGCGCGAGGCCTTCGAGACGTTCCAGGACCTGCTCCGCGCCATCCAGCACGACCTCGTGGCCCAGGTCTTCCACGTCCAGGTGGTCTACGACGTGCCGCCGCCAGCCCTGCCCGTACACCACATGCGGATGTCGGCGCACGATTTCGAGGAAGATCTCCCCGACGCGCCAAGCCAGCGAGCCTGACTTCCCGGCGCCCGAAATCCGGATAGACTGCCACCTCGCGGGGGTGGCGAGATGGGCGACATCCAGGAAACGGGCATCAGCAAGCGAGACGTCGAGATTTCGGAAGAAGAGATCTCGCGCCGCAAGGCGTTTCTCGAGTTCACCGAGGACGACGTCAGGCGGCTTGAGTCGATCAACGAGTTTGCGGAGAAGTACGCCGAGCCGGTCATCGAGGAGTTCTACCGGCACATCCTGCGCTTCGAGGAGTCGCGGGAGTTCTTCCGGGATCCGCTCGTCCTCGAACGCGTGAAGCGGGCCCAGAAGGCCTATTTCCTGCGCCTGACCCAGGGCGACTACGGCCGCGCGTATGTCGAGGACCGGCTGCGCATCGGCATCGTCCACGAGCGCATCGGGTTGCCGATGAAACTCTACCTGGGGATGTACAGCTGGTACCTGCGAGCCGTCGGCGCCCGCATCCTCGAGGCCTTCCCGAACGACTACCGCCGCGCGTTCGATACCTACATCTCTCTCAAGAAACTGGTCTGGTTCGACATCGGCCTGGCGATCGACACGTACATCATCCAGCGAGAGAGCACCATCCGCATGCAGCAGGAGGCGATTCGCGAGCTCTCGACGCCGGTCCTGCAGGTCCGCGAGGGCCTGCTGATCCTGCCGATCGTGGGACTCATCGACTCTTCCCGCGCCCGCCAACTCCCTGAACAACTGCTGCGCGCCATTCGCCAGTCACGGGCCAGGGTCGTCGTCATGGACATCACGGGGGTGCCCGGTGTGGACTCGCGAGTGGCGAATCACCTTGTCCAGACGGTCGAGGCCTCGAGGTTGATGGGGGCCGCGGTCATCGTGACAGGACTCTCGCCCGAGGTGGCGCAGGCGCTGGTCGCGCTCGGGGTCGATCTGTCGAAGATGAGGACCGTAGGCGACTTGCAGGGGGGGATGGAGCTTGCCGAGCGCCTGCTGGGCTACCGCGTGACTCGCGAGGAGCGCGATCCCGAGGGAGGCTAGGGCATGGCGGTTCCGATTCTCAGGCAGGGCAAGCACCTCATCGCGTCTGCCCAGGCCGCGCTCTCGGACGAGGACTGGCGGCAGCTCCAGGACGATCTGGTGCGCAAGGTCGGCATGGTTCGCGCCACCGGCGTCATCCTCGACGTGACT
The Candidatus Tanganyikabacteria bacterium DNA segment above includes these coding regions:
- a CDS encoding FAD-dependent thymidylate synthase, whose translation is MTGCEGRVVVLPPIPPEKQAYALARYSRSPDSIAESLRWVHDHSAERFWEKFYFEYGHASIADLGHLAICLEGVSELAASEVLHEALIDAQQKSTRYQDFSNVPLVWPGEDEAARRVFEAAMTDLLAAYRRVFDAEHRALARLHPRPADMDEDRYSRTLAARAFDVARYLLPVATTTNLGTVMSVRTLERTIGRLLVSPYPEMRALAGRLAQACQEPPDATWSELTGADRDAAPLAPTLARHAHAQGYAAAVRERAHRALGTLVGDACGSGAAGGHRESAGSAGAVDLVPAHDLVDEILTTLLYRDAKHPYRAVLGAVAALPAERKQEILESVLADPERHAEPPRELRSGQRFLFDVTMDWGGWRDLHRHRRCEQVVQAFDLDAGLRLPPETADPATRGAIQEAHGAAVAAAREVSGTDPLAAHYLLPFAHQIRCLFKMDFAEVQYVTKLRSGPKGHDSYRAISYAMAEAARKAYPALARYIEATDPSVRDPLIR
- the rpmE gene encoding 50S ribosomal protein L31, yielding MKEKIHPKYAKAVVTCVCGNSFETGSTRPQIKVEICSNCHPFFTGTQKIVDTEGRVERFMKKYAAAGKKVGAKK
- a CDS encoding GNAT family N-acetyltransferase, which codes for MRRPEFAMSQAEARHFLTGRKTLQLAFAPAGGPPVLRTLHPVVVGDAVAFHGSPAGEKTLCAGMPVVLQAEEVVASVPSYFVHPERACPATTLYRSVQVSGTVEEVADPPRKAAILQALMEKLQPEGGHRPITADDLLYRAAVAGIWIFQVSLAEISGKAKLGQNRTPDELAKLLEALWHRGDPGDTRAIELVREANPLARTPEFLSAPAGTKLHCWLDPALAAAAADLLAGTYWNTGVSREELLAAHLGASAWVGAHDASGALVASARAVSDSAKCAWVYDVVVAEGWRGRGLGKALVRLLLAHPALRAVRATYLGTRDAEGLYARFGFVDRRSLPAKPYHSTEMVLVRHDAARHGRIRVLA
- a CDS encoding PLP-dependent aminotransferase family protein, whose protein sequence is MRVATSCGRSGNAGPLPGSWRIRVFSWLQLACHTGPKERSRSESRGSPVATWKYLPEIPEAGGSAFLRIARAIAGDIAAGRLKAGDPLPGTRTLARHAAVHRNTAIAAYDELRAQGWVEARPAGGTFVARDIPPTVVDAGRGAAHAAASGPAAKPAPALPDEPWFRPPPHGALVLASGMPDLRLVPTDLVARAYRRAMRLHGAEVLGYGDPRGHPGLREALADMLAARRGLACGADDVLVTRGSQQALDLAARALLGPGEAVAVEDLGYRPAWDALALSGATLLPVPIDEQGMRVDALADLAEQAPEPLRAVYVTPHHQYPTTVGMAPGRRLALLDLARRKGFLILEDDYDNEFHYDGKPVLPLASRDPTVVYVGTLSKILAPGLRIGFAVGPRDLINRMAEIRRLCDRQGDLALEAGIAQMVADGELQRHADRMRRVYRGRRDALCQALDDAFGERLRYQAPAGGMALWAEVRDGTDAAAWARRGVSCGVLFSPGARFSFGGTPPEAFRLGFAPLDEGELREAVRRMRAALTGRTGGRS
- the secA gene encoding preprotein translocase subunit SecA, yielding MLELLAKVIGDANKRKIDAVRPLVVRVNSLEAEIQAKSDEELRAMTPAFRERLANGERLDALLPEAYAVVREAGRRVLNMRHFDVQIIGGIFLHRGQIAEMRTGEGKTLVATLPSYLNALPGKGVHVVTVNDYLAKRDSEWMGQIHRYLGMEVGIIQHHLNPMQRRGAYAADITYATNNELGFDYLRDNMAQSIEDCVQRKLNYAIVDEVDSILIDEARTPLIISGQIEQKQEQYLKLAKATPRLIRDVDYTVDEKAKNISMNEEGIEHAEKLLGVRELYDPQNPSLAHDLVNALKAKELYRRDVEYVVKNNPETGIDEVVIVDEFTGRLMPGRRWSDGLHQSVEAKEAVHIQDETQTLATITFQNFFRMYGKLAGMTGTAATEEAEFGKIYNLEVAVIPTNRPMIRKDLPDTVYKTVEIKFQKVADEIEELHRIGRPVLVGTVSIEKSEALSAILKLRGVPHTVLNAKFHEQEARIVAQAGRVGAVTIATNMAGRGTDIILGGNPEGLVNDLLLAKGHATPFEAPVEELKAAREHAYKQWEVDREKVVSVGGLHIIGTERHESRRIDNQLRGRAGRQGDPGSSRFYLALDDDLMRLFGGDRIARMMERLQVPDDEAIEHGLVTRAIENAQRKVEVYHFNIRKQVLEYDDVMNKQREIIYAERRKVLEGADMRENLVEMIRRTAEHLTLQFVNPGLHRDEWDLAGLLGAVGGLSPLLARNLTMEELDGRQAEDLKAYLFEQIKMAYEAKEETVGPEMMRQLERFLMLRIIDQYWIQHLHDMDALREGIGLRAYGQKDPLQEYKREAFETFQDLLRAIQHDLVAQVFHVQVVYDVPPPALPVHHMRMSAHDFEEDLPDAPSQRA
- a CDS encoding STAS domain-containing protein; the encoded protein is MGDIQETGISKRDVEISEEEISRRKAFLEFTEDDVRRLESINEFAEKYAEPVIEEFYRHILRFEESREFFRDPLVLERVKRAQKAYFLRLTQGDYGRAYVEDRLRIGIVHERIGLPMKLYLGMYSWYLRAVGARILEAFPNDYRRAFDTYISLKKLVWFDIGLAIDTYIIQRESTIRMQQEAIRELSTPVLQVREGLLILPIVGLIDSSRARQLPEQLLRAIRQSRARVVVMDITGVPGVDSRVANHLVQTVEASRLMGAAVIVTGLSPEVAQALVALGVDLSKMRTVGDLQGGMELAERLLGYRVTREERDPEGG